TGTTAATAGCTTGAAGACCCTGACGATTGGTTTCTACTACGACTTTTTTACTAACAGCCTTTTTAATTCTAACTGCTTCATTTTTTCGCTATTGGATCAATTTCTACTAATTTGTTTTCAAGATAGTATTACAATCGCATTCGCGCCGTGCCACTTTTTAAAcagttttgacagaaaaaaaggccatttggcagccgaaatggaagtagatttttcattatttatttaattatttaaatccgtaAAGTAGACGGTGGCGTTTAATGGTTCATATAAAGCTTATaagatcaattatatttatgcttgtcaatttttaaaaaatactttatgtatactttaatgttaaaattttaaaagtgttacacGGCAGTAATCAGAATTAGAACAGttacatgaatttattaaaaagtataagaacGAATGCAACagctaaatttcaataaataagtaggtaattttcgttgaatataaaaaaaatagtactgAAATATAAAGCTCATTTGATAAGctacctaaaaatattaacaaaattcaactattatgaattacttgaaagttattaaatgagaaagtaaaaaaaaatgtttttttctatttttctgaaaattttggaattcaTCGGTgtactagaaaaaattatcaaaagagTAAGCAACATAGCTTAAATTAAAGCAAATCGAATGAACATGAAGATTCAATCACCAAAAATAGATTATCTCTTTaggatcaaaagttatttaacgataaatcaagaaaagttgaattttttgaaaaattaaaaaatcttaaaacgACTATAACTATTAAACTTTTTGGCCGATTgagctcatcttcgaactgaACCAAGCTCTTTAGCTACggaatatgcaaaaaaaatttcattaagatcggtacagaattgtggacgctatcgtgggagaaccgcgcgttatattatattatatatatatatatatatatatatatatatatatatatatatatatatatatatatatacatatataaattttttcaccaatagtatttttggaacctacttgactcaaatagatagaaaatgttaaaatttttgtaaagttgcatcatgaggacaaatacaacagttggatttttataaaatctactaaaaatttaccagattttttcagtcaaaaaaaagaaaagaaagtacaaattttttcagctttgTGACGAAATTACCTAACTTTTCCCTGATTTTtccagtatatttataatttcctgATATTTCCAGGTTTTCCAGAAATGTGGCCACCACgaataattatcaaagaataaattttttttttttttaggaaaaaacATTGATTCCATCATCAGAATCATTATTTCCTGATACGGATTGGCTAATAGGAAATCACTCGGACGAATTAACACCATGGATACCAGTAATGGCAGCACGTAGTTCATATAactgtagattttttttacttccttGTTGTGCACATGAATTTGATGGTAGAAAATACCAAAGAAGCTGTGCTGGTAATAGTCagtatttagaatatttagaGTATGTAAAAAGTATTTGTGAAACTTGTGGATTTATTACACGAGTTGATCGACTACGCATACCATCGACCAAACGAGTGTGTTTAATTGGATGGTTAAGGAATTACCATGAACCAGAAATAGAAGTGATAAATAAACGAAtcgaagaaataataaatgcgCGGgccatagaaaaaataaatgttaataacaATGATGATAATGTTACTGATAAAtggtcaaataattttaaaccaaGAGATATagttgaaaaagttaaaaattgtacgaaaatagacaaaaatattatcaatgaaattgttaatttagtTGCTAATCATCTGTTACAAAAAGTACGTATAGTAAATGTTAATAGTGATGATAATAACAGCGAAGAATGTAAATGGAATGCCGGTGgtaaaatagaattaaatgaAGTTGCTAAACTAATACCTGCTGGTactttaaaacaattaaaaacagaATGTGGAGGTTTGCAaacgttattaaaaaataatagtcatatttttcaagttattAATGGAActgttcaatttaaaattcctggtagtaattatttagttagtaaaaaacgtaaaaataaatcaaatgttAGATTAAAAGTAAAACCATGCtggtttttctttaatcaTCCCAACGGGTGTCCACTTAGTGATAATAAATGTACAtttaaacattgaaatttatcattaatttttttaattttaattgtaactaaataaaaaaattttttttttaatattgatttttttatgatgataatttattttaaaaattttaaatgaacacataaattacaaatatttcgtaacttcatattttttgtttttagttttattaatgattaattttaactgGCACactcgattattattttaatgtaaatcaCACACATATTTGTTTTACACATGTTTATAATGTATatgtaatttacaaaaaaaaatttatttacatgttagttttttttttttaattctcgaTTTAACGTAACGAGAACTCAGTCTATTACcttacataattatttcttaacagtaaaattatttatggaagTGAAAATagcattttattaattattaatataataaaaaaaatatatggaattgattagaattataaatataatgaaaactttagttattttaaaaaaattaatatctttgACTTCAAAGATGATTCttgagttgaataaaaaaaattatcaagcgatgactgataataaataaatgaaaattttcaacacaTGAATCATctcattaaaaaatgcaaGTACACTGAATTacttaatgaattaattaattaaaaaaaaaaaaaaaaaccaattactTAAGTAATTCAACTATTGAAATATCATCCAAGTTAGGGATCCCATTATCATCCTgctgtataattttattattaattatgtgttgtgttgtttttaatttttttttatcattagtaTCGTCCATCTGATGTACACGTTTGAGGTGAGTTTGTAAATTACCTTTTTGTGTAAATGAATAATCACAATGGGGGCAAGAATAGGGACGATCACCAGTGTGATGCTTCATATGCATTTGCAATGTCGATCTCTGTGCAAATGATTTCCAACATAATTCACATTTATATGGTTTCTCACCTGTATGAATACGTTTATGTCTTTGTACTTGACATGGTTTCATAAATGTTTTACCACAAATATcacattcttttttattatttgatgttttattattactgttaccAACTTTATCAATTGATTCTGTTGATTGTGGAATTACTGGTACTGATACTGAGACTGGAATTGACGCTGATGGTTGTGATGATGGAATTTCATTAACTATACTTGAAGTAGTTGATGGTAAATCAACGAGTGCCATACAATCATTCAATTGTAATTGCGGAGTGCGCTCTACATTAGAtgaaagattatttatttgtgtaaTAACTAAACTATTAGTTTGAATATTTGATACTTGTTCTAGTGTAGTTGGTGCAACTAATGTATGTTCATTTTGATTGTCAACATTATgattaacattaatattagaATTATgtgtattatcattattaacaCTCAATTGcggtaataaattttcatcagcTTGTATTGTAACCAGTCCATtggcaattaaaaaatgtaaattagcTACAAGCTGATTACTTTCATTTATAGATaacattgaattattatttaatatcgtaCCATCAGCATTAAATGTTAGTTGATCTGACAATCCAGTAGCGTCAATTGTTATTGTATcgatatttgaatattcatttTGTTGATTAACATCCACTAATGATTCTTCACTCATATCTtcatcaatttcatttttaaactcgggtattacttgaatttttgttGACTTTTgtttacgtttattattaattgtattattgccacttatatttttatcattatcacgCATATGAGTATGTAAGTGTACTTTACGATGACCCGAAGTACGGAattgtaaattacaaatagaaCATTTAAATGGTTTTGAACCAGTATGTAAACGCATGTGAACTTTCAAACTTCCTTTTGTTGCAAATAATCTGTTGCAAACgtgacaagaaaatttttcattgcctGTATGAACTTTAATGTGACAATCTAGAGTGCATTTAACAGCAAAACTTTTATCACAATGTTCACATTGATATGGACGTTCCCCAGTATGCGTTCTTACATGACGAGTTAAATCACTTGGTTTTCTGAAAGTTTTCGgacaatatttacatttattgtCATACTCTTTCTTTTCttgaaaatcattatttttatttttaataaaattttgttcaacTACTGTATCAAACAGTAATTTTTCCGATACTGATACAACAGAATCGGaatttattgtcaataaatCCGACTCAATTTTTAGCGAATCTTGTTGTGAGCTGTCAGGTTCTATTTGTGAATTCCAACCAATATCGTGTGTTCTACTGTGAATCGTTAACTGATTTTCTGTtgaaaatgattcaaaacatACGGAGCATGTCCagttatctatttttttacatgcatgcatttttaaatgacGACTTAGTCCACCGTtggtacaaaattttaacGGACACTCTGTACACTGAAATTCTTTTTCACCACGATgagtttttaaatgtttcttCAATGAATTAAcatcaaaatcttttttataacaCATATGACATTGCAATGACCCGTtactattttcaataatttttttaatacttgtatTGCTACTATCATCAGTAGTTGTATCAATGTTTGTTAAACCAGACACATGATTATCCATGTGTGCTTTTAATTCATCCAGTTGTCCAAATAGTTTGTCACAATAATTACAAACTAATGGAACTGAATGATCATTAGATTcactgtttaaatttaaaatatctacttCATTAGTCGTATCGGCTTTGGCTATTATTTTAGGATACTTTGGACAAGATTGTACAGGTTTAGATAAATCTGAATAAGATGGAGTTGAATTAACAACAAGATGTCGCGATTCTTTTAATTGACCTGACTCTGATGTAGTTGTAATGGTGGTATTACAAGTAGAAACTGGAACCAATCGTTGAGCTTCTTGAGCTGATTTTGGTAAAATACTTGCCATACTTGTTGAATTCGCTGAATTTATTCCAATATCCATTTCAGTATCTGCCTGCAGAGTTATTTGACTCATGTCAAAAGTGTCAAAGTGCGgcggaaaaatattttgattaatattatCCGATGAATCAAGGGTCTTTGAGTTGTCGTATATTATATTTAGTACCGGTTGCTCACGAGTTTCTAATGGTACATCTGTTTCACTTATCTGTCGTGataaatttgtattcaaaCCGAGATTCATACcaatattaaataactgtTGATTTAAAGTTTCTTCTATTTCACGAATACTTTCCtgtaaaatagtttttattatcacttttatGTCTCCGCTGAATATTAacgaataatgaaaaataataatagtagaatGACGTACTGCTGTAAGAGTTTGATCTCCAGAATAATTAGGTAATGTAATAGTACCAGTTTCATCGGCATGTAATGTTTGAGTCGGCTCCAACTGATTTGTATTAACTTgcggtaaattttctaaaaaagtaaataaattgtaaaagattattttttttttaaatatttatatttatatgtatatttatatatatatattatatttatatatatttatatttatatatatatttatttatatttatatatatttatttatatttatatatatttatttatatttatatatatttatttatatttatatatatttatttatatataaaatattcatgagTCAgtctacgaaaaaaaaattatcatagcGTGACTCGCTGATCTTTTTGAAGTTCggtagaattattatttacataaaaataatgactCACATCCTgtagtgataattttttttattttagcgattttttttccaatttcatTAACtgttttccaaaaaaaaaatgtttttattaaaaacactaataatataaatttttttttataataaactatCAACTCGATAAttggatattaatttattgtaacaaataattaGAGGCCCtcaataatgtaattaaaataaaaaaatttatttttctgaccttgcgacaaattttaaatcaattttaatattcttttctgaaactgataattttttatacagactaggtaatttttaagatggctaaattttttgttcgaaaaaaactaaataaaataatgaatgtaATCGACGaactaattaataaaccaatttcattaaataaaaatttttttatattttaaagacTAAAATTAGTGTAATGTAAAGTACAGATTCTGAGGCTATATATtacactgaaattttttaacttcctgttatgaatattgaaaattttcataacagGAAATTATTGGCTTCGggccgattttcgaaaatcaatttttcagctgatctcgacgttttgaagtcctagaaagctattctgacccTTTTAAATGGCGTCCGtctgcgtgtgtgtgtgtgtg
The sequence above is drawn from the Microplitis demolitor isolate Queensland-Clemson2020A chromosome 3, iyMicDemo2.1a, whole genome shotgun sequence genome and encodes:
- the LOC103576072 gene encoding zinc finger protein 236 isoform X2 produces the protein MLTEQSSDTISLSIDSLPLGTQGFLIFHDGRTLLVTEHNDDLSEFLSTPVTLVQSNDIQSKLPNGNSSINSSVVQVNLGNLINANNLQQTLIQNQTNVPIHVDFNEDADAEIIPKQFDKNNTFETSVSMFNNNDSFIEESRIYIPILNKTVKRPRPGRPRKGAVAPSDSAKISIKCEICGEEFEKPMHYRKHMKHHGEEKSHRCPKCPASFNIPTNFTLHMATHNLGEPKCPECGRKFARMASLKSHLMLHEKEEHLFCQECEDVFPTKSQLEAHLKLHNEKWSTDYVKKCKLCNKQFTQPALYRIHIREHYKLQTKMMKHTKRGPTNRVIYKCKICLKMFQKPSQLMRHLRVHTGEKPYTCNICNRSFSQKGSLQIHKWKHIGIRPYHCGQCDSKFSQKGNLNAHIRRVHRQPDGETAYPCLRCTCAFKKLASLSMHMKKVHAVPIENTPIFDNSTPNLNIKKSGESEDKSDILQEALKISGLSDKGKTPNADNVNSPKVKEEVQTCYVTLMDKTPEGGFRRYVTIKQRSIGHIKWYSCSYCHKEFRKPSDLIRHLRVHTQEKPYKCSYCCRSFALKSTMIAHERTHTSTKNYICGTCNKKFTCHSSLKAHTRTHTKPHKCNSCGKSFSTITLLKSHMQNHMKTLSADAEALIPQIVLEEPLVISDAGDKISVAHVKSKQQKNGDDSNDSAGRPHKCWACPAAFRKISHLKQHYRRHTGERPFKCPKCDGRFTSNSVLKAHLQTHEAARPHNCTVCNAKFSTHSSMKRHLVTHSNVRPFMCPYCHKTFKTTVNCRKHMKIHKTELAQQLAKQNVQEKIIETPIPDKVTIPTLTENLNLPEDITNTFQPNISSDFTQAFNDQFTSMDVDKSKSFLTDDSRTETLENLPQVNTNQLEPTQTLHADETGTITLPNYSGDQTLTAESIREIEETLNQQLFNIGMNLGLNTNLSRQISETDVPLETREQPVLNIIYDNSKTLDSSDNINQNIFPPHFDTFDMSQITLQADTEMDIGINSANSTSMASILPKSAQEAQRLVPVSTCNTTITTTSESGQLKESRHLVVNSTPSYSDLSKPVQSCPKYPKIIAKADTTNEVDILNLNSESNDHSVPLVCNYCDKLFGQLDELKAHMDNHVSGLTNIDTTTDDSSNTSIKKIIENSNGSLQCHMCYKKDFDVNSLKKHLKTHRGEKEFQCTECPLKFCTNGGLSRHLKMHACKKIDNWTCSVCFESFSTENQLTIHSRTHDIGWNSQIEPDSSQQDSLKIESDLLTINSDSVVSVSEKLLFDTVVEQNFIKNKNNDFQEKKEYDNKCKYCPKTFRKPSDLTRHVRTHTGERPYQCEHCDKSFAVKCTLDCHIKVHTGNEKFSCHVCNRLFATKGSLKVHMRLHTGSKPFKCSICNLQFRTSGHRKVHLHTHMRDNDKNISGNNTINNKRKQKSTKIQVIPEFKNEIDEDMSEESLVDVNQQNEYSNIDTITIDATGLSDQLTFNADGTILNNNSMLSINESNQLVANLHFLIANGLVTIQADENLLPQLSVNNDNTHNSNINVNHNVDNQNEHTLVAPTTLEQVSNIQTNSLVITQINNLSSNVERTPQLQLNDCMALVDLPSTTSSIVNEIPSSQPSASIPVSVSVPVIPQSTESIDKVGNSNNKTSNNKKECDICGKTFMKPCQVQRHKRIHTGEKPYKCELCWKSFAQRSTLQMHMKHHTGDRPYSCPHCDYSFTQKGNLQTHLKRVHQMDDTNDKKKLKTTQHIINNKIIQQDDNGIPNLDDISIVELLK
- the LOC103576072 gene encoding zinc finger protein 236 isoform X1, whose translation is MLTEQSSDTISLSIDSLPLGTQGFLIFHDGRTLLVTEHNDDLSEFLSTPVTLVQSNDIQSKLPNGNSSINSSVVQVNLGNLINANNLQQTLIQNQTNVPIHVDFNEDADAEIIPKQFDKNNTFETSVSMFNNNDSFIEESRIYIPILNKTVKRPRPGRPRKGAVAPSDSAKISIKCEICGEEFEKPMHYRKHMKHHGEEKSHRCPKCPASFNIPTNFTLHMATHNLGEPKCPECGRKFARMASLKSHLMLHEKEEHLFCQECEDVFPTKSQLEAHLKLHNEKWSTDYVKKCKLCNKQFTQPALYRIHIREHYKLQTKMMKHTKRGPTNRVIYKCKICLKMFQKPSQLMRHLRVHTGEKPYTCNICNRSFSQKGSLQIHKWKHIGIRPYHCGQCDSKFSQKGNLNAHIRRVHRQPDGETAYPCLRCTCAFKKLASLSMHMKKVHAVPIENTPIFDNSTPNLNIKKSGESEDKSDILQEALKISGLSDKGKTPNADNVNSPKVKEEVQTCYVTLMDKTPEGGFRRYVTIKQRSIGHIKWYSCSYCHKEFRKPSDLIRHLRVHTQEKPYKCSYCCRSFALKSTMIAHERTHTSTKNYICGTCNKKFTCHSSLKAHTRTHTKPHKCNSCGKSFSTITLLKSHMQNHMKTLSADAEALIPQIVLEEPLVISDAGDKISVAHVKSKQQKNGDDSNDSAGRPHKCWACPAAFRKISHLKQHYRRHTGERPFKCPKCDGRFTSNSVLKAHLQTHEAARPHNCTVCNAKFSTHSSMKRHLVTHSNVRPFMCPYCHKTFKTTVNCRKHMKIHKTELAQQQLAKQNVQEKIIETPIPDKVTIPTLTENLNLPEDITNTFQPNISSDFTQAFNDQFTSMDVDKSKSFLTDDSRTETLENLPQVNTNQLEPTQTLHADETGTITLPNYSGDQTLTAESIREIEETLNQQLFNIGMNLGLNTNLSRQISETDVPLETREQPVLNIIYDNSKTLDSSDNINQNIFPPHFDTFDMSQITLQADTEMDIGINSANSTSMASILPKSAQEAQRLVPVSTCNTTITTTSESGQLKESRHLVVNSTPSYSDLSKPVQSCPKYPKIIAKADTTNEVDILNLNSESNDHSVPLVCNYCDKLFGQLDELKAHMDNHVSGLTNIDTTTDDSSNTSIKKIIENSNGSLQCHMCYKKDFDVNSLKKHLKTHRGEKEFQCTECPLKFCTNGGLSRHLKMHACKKIDNWTCSVCFESFSTENQLTIHSRTHDIGWNSQIEPDSSQQDSLKIESDLLTINSDSVVSVSEKLLFDTVVEQNFIKNKNNDFQEKKEYDNKCKYCPKTFRKPSDLTRHVRTHTGERPYQCEHCDKSFAVKCTLDCHIKVHTGNEKFSCHVCNRLFATKGSLKVHMRLHTGSKPFKCSICNLQFRTSGHRKVHLHTHMRDNDKNISGNNTINNKRKQKSTKIQVIPEFKNEIDEDMSEESLVDVNQQNEYSNIDTITIDATGLSDQLTFNADGTILNNNSMLSINESNQLVANLHFLIANGLVTIQADENLLPQLSVNNDNTHNSNINVNHNVDNQNEHTLVAPTTLEQVSNIQTNSLVITQINNLSSNVERTPQLQLNDCMALVDLPSTTSSIVNEIPSSQPSASIPVSVSVPVIPQSTESIDKVGNSNNKTSNNKKECDICGKTFMKPCQVQRHKRIHTGEKPYKCELCWKSFAQRSTLQMHMKHHTGDRPYSCPHCDYSFTQKGNLQTHLKRVHQMDDTNDKKKLKTTQHIINNKIIQQDDNGIPNLDDISIVELLK
- the LOC103576072 gene encoding zinc finger protein 236 isoform X3, whose amino-acid sequence is MTFAVDCMNFALLVICSRVFHFALGLSAHYYKSQLEAHLKLHNEKWSTDYVKKCKLCNKQFTQPALYRIHIREHYKLQTKMMKHTKRGPTNRVIYKCKICLKMFQKPSQLMRHLRVHTGEKPYTCNICNRSFSQKGSLQIHKWKHIGIRPYHCGQCDSKFSQKGNLNAHIRRVHRQPDGETAYPCLRCTCAFKKLASLSMHMKKVHAVPIENTPIFDNSTPNLNIKKSGESEDKSDILQEALKISGLSDKGKTPNADNVNSPKVKEEVQTCYVTLMDKTPEGGFRRYVTIKQRSIGHIKWYSCSYCHKEFRKPSDLIRHLRVHTQEKPYKCSYCCRSFALKSTMIAHERTHTSTKNYICGTCNKKFTCHSSLKAHTRTHTKPHKCNSCGKSFSTITLLKSHMQNHMKTLSADAEALIPQIVLEEPLVISDAGDKISVAHVKSKQQKNGDDSNDSAGRPHKCWACPAAFRKISHLKQHYRRHTGERPFKCPKCDGRFTSNSVLKAHLQTHEAARPHNCTVCNAKFSTHSSMKRHLVTHSNVRPFMCPYCHKTFKTTVNCRKHMKIHKTELAQQQLAKQNVQEKIIETPIPDKVTIPTLTENLNLPEDITNTFQPNISSDFTQAFNDQFTSMDVDKSKSFLTDDSRTETLENLPQVNTNQLEPTQTLHADETGTITLPNYSGDQTLTAESIREIEETLNQQLFNIGMNLGLNTNLSRQISETDVPLETREQPVLNIIYDNSKTLDSSDNINQNIFPPHFDTFDMSQITLQADTEMDIGINSANSTSMASILPKSAQEAQRLVPVSTCNTTITTTSESGQLKESRHLVVNSTPSYSDLSKPVQSCPKYPKIIAKADTTNEVDILNLNSESNDHSVPLVCNYCDKLFGQLDELKAHMDNHVSGLTNIDTTTDDSSNTSIKKIIENSNGSLQCHMCYKKDFDVNSLKKHLKTHRGEKEFQCTECPLKFCTNGGLSRHLKMHACKKIDNWTCSVCFESFSTENQLTIHSRTHDIGWNSQIEPDSSQQDSLKIESDLLTINSDSVVSVSEKLLFDTVVEQNFIKNKNNDFQEKKEYDNKCKYCPKTFRKPSDLTRHVRTHTGERPYQCEHCDKSFAVKCTLDCHIKVHTGNEKFSCHVCNRLFATKGSLKVHMRLHTGSKPFKCSICNLQFRTSGHRKVHLHTHMRDNDKNISGNNTINNKRKQKSTKIQVIPEFKNEIDEDMSEESLVDVNQQNEYSNIDTITIDATGLSDQLTFNADGTILNNNSMLSINESNQLVANLHFLIANGLVTIQADENLLPQLSVNNDNTHNSNINVNHNVDNQNEHTLVAPTTLEQVSNIQTNSLVITQINNLSSNVERTPQLQLNDCMALVDLPSTTSSIVNEIPSSQPSASIPVSVSVPVIPQSTESIDKVGNSNNKTSNNKKECDICGKTFMKPCQVQRHKRIHTGEKPYKCELCWKSFAQRSTLQMHMKHHTGDRPYSCPHCDYSFTQKGNLQTHLKRVHQMDDTNDKKKLKTTQHIINNKIIQQDDNGIPNLDDISIVELLK